The proteins below come from a single Comamonas antarctica genomic window:
- a CDS encoding ABC transporter ATP-binding protein yields the protein MRTQPIGDVILDIQNLSLRFGGVKALTDISFNVREHEIRAIIGPNGAGKSSMLNCINGVYTPSEGSITFRGKTFSHMNSRQVAEMGVARTFQNLALFKGMSVIDNIMTGRNLKIKSNLLMQALHVGPAAREEARHREFVEHIIDFLEIQAYRKTPVGQLPYGLQKRVDLGRALAMEPQVLLLDEPMAGMNVEEKQDMCRFILDVNDEYGATIVLIEHDMGVVMDISDRVVVLDYGKKIGDGEPAAVRSNPDVIRAYLGNSH from the coding sequence ATGCGCACCCAACCCATAGGCGATGTCATCCTCGACATCCAGAACCTCAGCCTGCGCTTCGGCGGCGTCAAGGCGCTGACCGACATCTCGTTCAACGTGCGCGAGCACGAGATCCGCGCCATCATCGGCCCGAACGGCGCGGGCAAGAGTTCGATGCTCAACTGCATCAACGGCGTCTACACGCCCTCCGAAGGCAGCATCACCTTCCGCGGCAAGACCTTCTCGCACATGAACAGCCGCCAGGTCGCCGAGATGGGCGTGGCGCGCACCTTCCAGAACCTGGCGCTGTTCAAGGGCATGAGCGTGATCGACAACATCATGACCGGCCGCAACCTGAAGATCAAAAGCAACCTGCTGATGCAGGCGCTGCATGTCGGCCCGGCGGCGCGTGAGGAAGCGCGCCACCGCGAGTTCGTCGAGCACATCATCGACTTCCTCGAAATCCAGGCCTACCGCAAGACGCCCGTGGGCCAGCTGCCCTACGGCCTGCAAAAGCGCGTCGACCTGGGCCGCGCGCTGGCGATGGAGCCGCAGGTGCTGCTGCTCGACGAACCCATGGCCGGCATGAACGTGGAAGAGAAGCAGGACATGTGCCGCTTCATCCTCGATGTCAACGACGAGTACGGCGCGACCATCGTGCTGATCGAGCACGACATGGGCGTGGTCATGGACATCTCCGACCGCGTCGTGGTGCTCGACTACGGCAAGAAGATCGGCGACGGCGAGCCCGCCGCCGTGCGCAGCAATCCCGACGTGATCCGCGCCTATCTGGGCAACTCGCATTGA
- a CDS encoding AMP-dependent synthetase/ligase, whose translation MTTTFPHLLQKHAAERPGAPALREKEYGIWQTWSWQQAAQEVRHFACGLATLGFARGQNLAFISDNRPHVYLGFVAVQSLGGVPIPLYQDAVAAEMVFVLQDADIAFAFAENQEQVDKLLEIRETVPGIRHIIYDDPRGLRHYDQPGLISTAELMARGAEWDAQHPGAWEAGLAQLRPEDVSVILYTSGTTGKPKGVCQTHASFVLSAMGGVQVDGLDASDNVICYLPPAWVGDHLFSLAQWLVAGFTINCPESASTVAIDLREIGPTYYFAPPRIFEGMLTSVSIRMEDAAAPKRWLFERCMQLARRVGSDILDGKPVGFVDRMLYKLGDLAIYGPLRNVMGLSHIRVAYTAGAAIGPDLFRFFRSIGINLKQLYGQTETCAYVCIQHNGQVKLHTVGQAAPGIELKLADNGEVLVKGVSVLKEYYKRPDATAEVIDEQGYFHTGDAGVIDADGHLRIIDRAKDVGRTNGGAMFAPNYIENKLKFFAHIKEAVCFGHQRDQVCAFINIDFEAVGNWAERQGLPYGGYVDLTSKPQVQALIAECIAKVNADLASEDGMAGTQIARFLVLHKELDPDDDELTRTRKVRRNFIADKYGVLVDALYAGRTEQFITTQVKFEDGRTGSLSATLKLLDAKTFAPAKAAA comes from the coding sequence ATGACCACCACGTTCCCGCATTTGCTGCAAAAGCATGCCGCCGAACGCCCCGGCGCGCCCGCGCTGCGGGAGAAGGAATACGGCATCTGGCAGACCTGGAGCTGGCAGCAGGCCGCCCAGGAAGTGCGCCACTTCGCCTGCGGCCTGGCCACGCTGGGCTTCGCGCGCGGCCAGAACCTGGCGTTCATCAGCGACAACCGTCCGCATGTCTATCTGGGCTTCGTTGCCGTGCAGAGCCTGGGCGGCGTGCCCATCCCGCTGTACCAGGACGCGGTGGCCGCGGAAATGGTGTTCGTGCTGCAGGATGCCGACATTGCGTTTGCGTTTGCCGAGAACCAGGAACAGGTCGACAAGCTGCTGGAAATCCGCGAGACCGTGCCCGGCATCCGCCACATCATCTATGACGATCCGCGCGGCCTGCGCCATTACGACCAGCCCGGCCTGATCAGCACCGCCGAGCTGATGGCACGCGGCGCCGAGTGGGATGCGCAGCATCCTGGCGCCTGGGAGGCCGGCCTGGCGCAGCTGCGGCCCGAGGATGTCTCGGTCATCCTCTATACCTCGGGCACCACGGGCAAGCCCAAGGGCGTGTGCCAGACGCATGCGAGCTTCGTGCTGTCGGCCATGGGCGGCGTGCAGGTCGACGGGCTGGACGCCAGCGACAACGTGATCTGCTACCTGCCGCCGGCCTGGGTCGGCGACCACCTGTTCTCGCTGGCGCAGTGGCTGGTGGCGGGCTTCACCATCAACTGCCCCGAATCGGCATCGACGGTCGCCATCGACCTGCGCGAGATCGGCCCGACCTATTACTTCGCGCCGCCGCGCATCTTCGAAGGCATGCTGACCTCGGTGTCGATCCGCATGGAAGACGCGGCCGCGCCCAAACGCTGGCTGTTCGAGCGCTGCATGCAGCTCGCGCGCCGCGTCGGCTCGGACATCCTCGACGGCAAGCCCGTGGGCTTTGTCGACCGCATGCTCTACAAGCTTGGCGACCTGGCGATCTACGGGCCGCTGCGCAACGTGATGGGGCTGTCGCACATCCGCGTCGCCTACACGGCCGGCGCGGCCATCGGCCCCGACCTGTTCCGCTTCTTCCGCTCGATCGGCATCAACCTCAAGCAGCTCTACGGCCAGACCGAGACCTGCGCCTATGTCTGCATCCAGCACAACGGCCAGGTCAAGCTGCACACCGTGGGCCAGGCCGCGCCCGGCATCGAGCTCAAGCTGGCCGACAACGGCGAGGTGCTGGTCAAGGGCGTGTCGGTGCTCAAGGAGTACTACAAGCGCCCCGACGCCACGGCCGAGGTCATCGACGAGCAGGGCTACTTCCACACCGGCGACGCGGGCGTGATCGACGCCGACGGCCACCTGCGCATCATCGACCGCGCCAAGGACGTGGGCCGCACCAATGGCGGCGCGATGTTCGCGCCCAACTACATCGAGAACAAGCTCAAGTTCTTCGCGCACATCAAGGAGGCGGTGTGCTTCGGCCACCAGCGCGACCAGGTCTGCGCCTTCATCAACATCGACTTCGAGGCCGTGGGCAACTGGGCCGAGCGCCAGGGCCTGCCCTATGGCGGCTATGTCGACCTGACGTCCAAGCCGCAGGTGCAGGCGCTGATCGCCGAGTGCATTGCCAAGGTCAACGCCGACCTGGCCAGCGAGGACGGCATGGCGGGCACGCAGATCGCGCGCTTCCTGGTGCTGCACAAGGAGCTCGACCCCGATGACGACGAGCTGACCCGCACCCGCAAGGTGCGGCGCAACTTCATTGCCGACAAGTACGGCGTGCTGGTCGATGCGCTCTACGCGGGCCGCACCGAGCAGTTCATCACCACCCAGGTCAAGTTCGAAGACGGCCGTACCGGCAGCCTGAGCGCCACGCTCAAGCTGCTCGACGCCAAGACCTTTGCCCCGGCCAAGGCGGCCGCCTGA
- a CDS encoding Crp/Fnr family transcriptional regulator — protein MSHELSLHQRRREPTPQELRNISWLNVLQPHERARAEAALLVGDALPGDYICRIGRPVTYWFGLVEGLLKIHSDNAHGQTVTFTGVPPGGWVGEGTVVKREPYRYNIQALRKSVVAGLPIDTFHWLLDHSLNFNRFVLDQLNERLGQFIAARESDRMNSPEVRVARSLAAFFNPVLYPGMAQVLRITQQELAYLVGLSRQRVNEALANLQEQGAIRIEYGGLRVLDLAALRNAQFLSHAAAAEGLAASA, from the coding sequence ATGAGCCATGAACTGTCCCTGCACCAGCGCCGCCGCGAACCCACGCCCCAGGAATTGCGCAATATTTCCTGGCTGAACGTGCTCCAGCCCCATGAGCGCGCGCGCGCCGAAGCGGCGCTGCTGGTGGGCGATGCGTTGCCGGGCGACTACATCTGCCGCATCGGCCGGCCCGTGACCTACTGGTTCGGGCTGGTCGAGGGCCTGCTCAAGATCCACTCCGACAATGCGCATGGCCAGACCGTGACCTTCACCGGCGTGCCGCCCGGCGGCTGGGTCGGCGAGGGCACGGTGGTCAAGCGCGAGCCCTACCGCTACAACATCCAGGCACTGCGCAAGAGCGTGGTCGCGGGCCTGCCCATCGACACTTTCCACTGGCTGCTCGACCATTCGCTGAATTTCAACCGCTTCGTGCTCGACCAGCTCAACGAGCGGCTTGGACAGTTCATCGCGGCGCGCGAAAGCGACCGCATGAACAGCCCCGAGGTGCGCGTGGCGCGCAGCCTCGCGGCGTTCTTCAATCCCGTGCTCTACCCGGGCATGGCCCAGGTGCTGCGCATCACGCAGCAGGAACTGGCCTATCTGGTCGGCCTGTCGCGCCAGCGCGTGAACGAGGCGCTGGCCAACCTGCAGGAGCAGGGCGCGATCCGCATCGAATACGGCGGGCTGCGCGTGCTCGATCTCGCGGCGCTGCGCAATGCCCAATTCCTGTCCCATGCCGCCGCGGCCGAAGGCCTCGCGGCCAGTGCCTGA
- a CDS encoding pseudouridine synthase, producing MSSSPSSPRTPGSGPRATLRITSKPAAPAPAPRSSGGGGGGRAGKPGGSRDGAARSSAPYGDRQRGPSGAARFERRDGPRRDDPRGGPREGGPRQEGPRGPREGGGREGSFGRSDGAPRFEGRDGPRRDDRGPRSAGPREGGGFGRPDGAPRFEGRDGPRRDDRGPRQGGPRQGGPREGGFGRPDGAPRFEGRDGPRRDERGPRSAGPREGGGFGRPDGGPRFEGRDGPRRDDRRSGGGERARPAGRSFGPGADRGGRDERNSDEAPRRPFTGIRTYQVPTGADARKIPVKRPPQAAQQQDAAPGSVRINKRMADMGLCSRREADDWVEKGWVRVNGQVAEMGVMVLPSDRITVDDAAKGVQEQQVTILMHKPMGYVSGQAEDGHTPAVALINAQSRWNQDGSPTRFNFSQLKGLAPCGRLDIDSVGLLVLTQDGRVARQLIGEDSEIDKEYLVRVTYGDVQVNVQERFPAEQLARLCHGLSLDDQPLKPAKVEWQNPEQLRFVLTEGKKRQIRRMCELVGLKVVGLKRIRIGKVVLGNLPAGQWRYLGADESF from the coding sequence ATGTCTTCCTCCCCATCTTCCCCCCGCACGCCTGGCTCCGGCCCGCGTGCCACCCTGCGCATCACTTCCAAGCCGGCCGCGCCGGCGCCCGCTCCCCGTTCCTCGGGTGGCGGCGGCGGTGGCCGCGCCGGCAAACCCGGTGGCAGCCGCGATGGCGCCGCCCGTTCCTCCGCTCCCTATGGCGACCGCCAGCGCGGTCCTTCGGGCGCTGCGCGCTTTGAAAGGCGCGACGGCCCGCGCCGTGATGATCCGCGCGGCGGCCCGCGTGAGGGCGGCCCGCGCCAGGAGGGCCCGCGTGGTCCGCGCGAAGGTGGCGGCCGCGAGGGCAGTTTTGGCCGTTCCGATGGCGCACCACGCTTTGAGGGCCGCGACGGCCCGCGCCGCGACGACCGCGGCCCGCGCTCGGCCGGTCCGCGCGAAGGCGGCGGTTTTGGCCGTCCCGATGGCGCTCCACGCTTTGAAGGCCGCGACGGCCCGCGCCGCGACGACCGCGGCCCGCGTCAGGGCGGCCCGCGTCAGGGCGGCCCGCGTGAGGGCGGTTTCGGTCGCCCCGACGGCGCTCCACGCTTCGAGGGCCGCGACGGTCCGCGCCGCGACGAGCGCGGCCCGCGCTCGGCGGGTCCGCGTGAAGGCGGCGGCTTTGGCCGTCCCGATGGCGGTCCGCGTTTTGAAGGCCGCGACGGCCCGCGCCGCGACGACCGCCGTTCCGGCGGTGGCGAGCGTGCGCGTCCCGCCGGCCGTTCCTTCGGCCCGGGCGCCGATCGCGGTGGCCGCGACGAGCGCAACAGCGACGAAGCCCCGCGCCGTCCATTCACCGGTATCCGCACCTACCAGGTGCCCACTGGCGCCGACGCGCGCAAGATTCCCGTCAAGCGCCCGCCCCAGGCCGCGCAGCAGCAGGATGCCGCGCCCGGTTCGGTGCGCATCAACAAGCGCATGGCCGACATGGGCCTGTGCTCGCGCCGCGAGGCCGACGACTGGGTTGAAAAGGGCTGGGTGCGCGTTAACGGCCAGGTCGCCGAGATGGGCGTGATGGTCCTGCCATCCGACCGCATCACCGTGGACGATGCCGCCAAGGGCGTGCAGGAGCAGCAGGTCACCATCCTGATGCACAAGCCCATGGGCTATGTCAGCGGCCAGGCCGAGGACGGCCATACGCCGGCCGTGGCGCTGATCAACGCGCAAAGCCGCTGGAACCAGGATGGCAGCCCGACGCGCTTCAACTTCTCGCAGCTCAAGGGCCTTGCGCCCTGCGGCCGGCTCGACATCGATTCCGTGGGCCTGCTGGTGCTGACCCAGGACGGCCGCGTCGCGCGCCAGCTGATCGGCGAGGACTCGGAGATCGACAAGGAGTATCTGGTGCGCGTGACCTATGGCGATGTCCAGGTCAACGTGCAGGAGCGCTTCCCCGCCGAGCAGCTCGCGCGCCTGTGCCACGGGCTGTCGCTCGACGACCAGCCGCTCAAGCCGGCCAAGGTCGAGTGGCAGAACCCCGAGCAGCTGCGCTTCGTGCTGACCGAAGGCAAGAAGCGCCAGATCCGCCGCATGTGCGAACTCGTCGGCCTCAAGGTCGTGGGCCTCAAGCGCATCCGCATCGGCAAGGTCGTGCTGGGCAACCTGCCCGCCGGCCAGTGGCGCTACCTGGGCGCCGACGAAAGCTTCTGA
- the htpG gene encoding molecular chaperone HtpG, translated as MSKQTHSFQAEVAQLLHLVTHALYSNKEIFLRELVSNASDACDKLRFEALNNTALYEDQPQLEVRVSFDKDARTLTIADNGIGMSEQEAIEHLGTIAKSGTKDFMRKLSGDQKSDAQLIGQFGVGFYSGYIVADKITVESRRAGLPAEQGVRWVSGGTGEFEVEQITRAQRGTAVTLHLREDADEYLNAWKLKQIIGKYSDHISLPILMEKEEWKDGELLVPGDENGGRQPGGMVKTGEWETVNQASALWTRPKKDVTPEQYQEFYRAISHDSENPLTWAHNRVEGNAEYTQLLYIPAKAPFDLWNRDKKAGVKLYVKRVFIMDDAEALLPSYLRFVKGVIDSADLPLNVSRELLQESRDVKLIREGSTKRVLSMLEDLARHDTHAAPAADADADGADAVTDVVSEEDKAKEGKYSAFYAEFGAVLKEGMGEDFANRERLAKLLRFPSTTSDGAPVSFADYKARMKPGQEAIYYITADTLAAAKSSPQLEVFKKKGIEVLLMADRVDEWALNYLTEFDGTPLQSVAKGAVDLGQLQDEAEKKAAEEAAEAFKPLLAKLKQALKDKADDVRVTTRLVDSPACLVVKDDAMSNQLARLLKQAGQAAPEVKPVLEVNAEHPLVKKLDGSVHFDDLAHILFDQALLAEGGMPEDPAAYVKRVNALLV; from the coding sequence ATGAGCAAGCAAACCCATTCCTTCCAGGCCGAAGTCGCGCAGCTGCTGCACCTGGTGACGCACGCGCTGTATTCCAACAAGGAAATCTTTCTGCGCGAGCTGGTCTCGAATGCCTCCGATGCCTGCGACAAGCTGCGCTTCGAGGCGCTGAACAACACCGCGCTCTATGAAGACCAGCCGCAGCTCGAGGTGCGCGTGTCGTTCGACAAGGACGCGCGCACGCTGACCATTGCCGACAACGGCATCGGCATGAGCGAGCAGGAAGCCATCGAGCACCTGGGCACGATTGCCAAGAGCGGCACCAAGGACTTCATGCGCAAGCTCTCGGGCGACCAGAAGTCCGATGCCCAGCTGATCGGCCAGTTCGGCGTGGGCTTCTACTCGGGCTACATCGTGGCCGACAAGATCACCGTCGAATCGCGCCGCGCCGGCCTGCCCGCCGAGCAAGGCGTGCGCTGGGTCAGCGGCGGCACGGGCGAATTCGAGGTCGAACAGATCACCCGCGCCCAGCGCGGCACGGCCGTGACGCTGCACCTGCGCGAAGACGCCGACGAATACCTCAATGCCTGGAAGCTCAAGCAGATCATCGGCAAGTACTCCGACCACATCAGCCTGCCCATCCTGATGGAAAAGGAAGAGTGGAAGGACGGCGAACTGCTGGTGCCCGGCGACGAGAACGGCGGCCGCCAGCCCGGCGGCATGGTCAAGACCGGCGAATGGGAAACCGTCAACCAGGCCAGCGCGCTGTGGACCCGTCCGAAGAAGGACGTGACCCCCGAGCAGTACCAGGAGTTCTACCGCGCGATCAGCCATGACTCCGAGAACCCGTTGACCTGGGCGCACAACCGCGTCGAAGGCAATGCCGAGTACACGCAGCTGCTCTACATCCCGGCCAAGGCCCCGTTCGACCTGTGGAACCGCGACAAGAAGGCCGGCGTGAAGCTCTACGTCAAGCGCGTGTTCATCATGGACGATGCCGAGGCACTGCTGCCGAGCTACCTGCGCTTCGTCAAGGGCGTGATCGACTCGGCCGACCTGCCGCTCAACGTGAGCCGCGAACTGCTGCAGGAAAGCCGCGACGTGAAGCTGATCCGCGAAGGCTCGACCAAGCGCGTGCTGTCGATGCTCGAGGACCTGGCCAGGCACGACACGCATGCCGCGCCGGCCGCGGACGCGGACGCGGACGGGGCCGATGCCGTGACCGATGTGGTCAGCGAAGAGGACAAGGCCAAGGAAGGCAAATACAGCGCGTTCTACGCCGAATTCGGCGCCGTGCTCAAGGAAGGCATGGGCGAGGACTTCGCCAACCGCGAACGCCTGGCCAAGCTGCTGCGCTTCCCCTCGACCACCAGCGATGGCGCCCCCGTGTCGTTTGCCGACTACAAGGCGCGCATGAAGCCGGGCCAGGAAGCGATCTACTACATCACCGCCGACACGCTGGCCGCGGCCAAGAGCAGCCCGCAACTCGAAGTCTTCAAGAAGAAGGGCATCGAAGTGCTGCTGATGGCCGACCGCGTCGACGAGTGGGCCCTCAACTACCTGACCGAATTCGACGGCACGCCACTGCAGTCCGTGGCCAAGGGCGCGGTCGACCTGGGCCAGCTCCAGGACGAAGCCGAGAAGAAGGCTGCCGAGGAAGCCGCCGAAGCCTTCAAGCCGCTGCTGGCCAAGCTCAAGCAAGCGCTCAAGGACAAGGCCGATGATGTGCGCGTGACCACGCGCCTGGTGGATTCGCCGGCCTGCCTGGTGGTCAAGGACGACGCGATGAGCAACCAGCTGGCGCGCCTGCTCAAGCAGGCCGGCCAGGCCGCGCCCGAAGTCAAGCCGGTGCTCGAAGTCAACGCCGAGCACCCGCTGGTCAAGAAGCTCGACGGCTCGGTGCATTTCGATGACCTGGCCCATATCCTGTTCGACCAGGCCCTGCTGGCCGAAGGCGGCATGCCCGAAGACCCGGCGGCCTACGTCAAGCGGGTGAACGCGCTGCTGGTGTAA
- a CDS encoding serine/threonine protein kinase — translation MTLPSSAGATGAHPYEQLTPDVVLDALASVGLYGDGRLTALGSYENRVYQAYLEDGERVVAKFYRPGRWSRAQLDEEHAFAAELAAAEIPVVAPLVLQGATLHEHAGFTFSVSPWRGGRPPELDDFEVLEWIGRFLARIHTVGAARPFATRPTLDLQCFGQDSLDWLLAENILPLESVTAWRTGCEQALALIAGSRAGVPGESAHFGLRDASCIRLHGDCHPGNILWTPVDEAAGTGGPHFVDLDDARMGPAVQDLWMLLSGDRRQRTQQLSALLEGYEQFRPFDRRELALIEPLRTLRLIHYSAWLARRWQDPIFAINFPWFGSHDYWRGQTDMLHEQIEAMQEAPLVA, via the coding sequence ATGACCCTACCCTCCTCCGCTGGCGCAACAGGCGCCCATCCCTATGAACAGCTCACGCCCGATGTGGTGCTGGATGCACTGGCCTCGGTCGGCCTCTACGGGGATGGCCGCCTCACCGCACTGGGCTCGTACGAGAACCGCGTCTACCAGGCCTATCTCGAGGACGGCGAGCGCGTGGTGGCTAAGTTCTACCGCCCGGGCCGCTGGAGCCGCGCCCAGCTCGACGAGGAACATGCGTTTGCCGCCGAGCTCGCTGCCGCGGAGATTCCCGTCGTCGCGCCCCTGGTCCTGCAGGGCGCGACCCTGCATGAGCATGCGGGCTTCACTTTCTCGGTCAGCCCCTGGCGCGGCGGGCGCCCGCCCGAACTCGATGACTTCGAGGTGCTCGAATGGATCGGCCGCTTCCTGGCGCGCATCCACACCGTGGGCGCGGCGCGGCCGTTCGCGACACGCCCGACGCTGGACCTGCAATGCTTCGGCCAGGATTCGCTCGACTGGCTGCTCGCGGAGAACATCCTGCCGCTCGAGTCCGTCACCGCCTGGCGCACGGGCTGCGAACAGGCGCTGGCGCTGATTGCCGGGAGCCGCGCCGGCGTACCGGGCGAATCCGCGCATTTCGGCCTGCGCGATGCCAGCTGCATCCGCCTGCATGGCGACTGCCATCCGGGCAACATCCTCTGGACGCCCGTGGACGAAGCCGCGGGCACGGGCGGGCCGCATTTCGTCGACCTCGACGATGCGCGCATGGGCCCGGCGGTGCAGGACCTGTGGATGCTGCTGTCGGGCGACCGGCGCCAGCGCACGCAGCAACTCAGCGCCCTGCTCGAGGGCTACGAACAGTTCCGCCCCTTCGACCGGCGCGAACTGGCGCTGATCGAGCCGCTGCGCACGCTGCGCCTGATCCACTACAGCGCCTGGCTCGCGCGCCGCTGGCAGGACCCGATCTTCGCGATCAACTTCCCCTGGTTCGGCAGCCACGATTACTGGCGCGGCCAGACCGACATGCTGCACGAGCAGATCGAGGCCATGCAGGAGGCGCCGCTGGTGGCGTGA
- a CDS encoding IclR family transcriptional regulator: protein MPRKALNESVADVDAAAGGVAAVDRALSLLAAFRPGDSALGLAELAERTRLYKSTALRLLASLEHAQWVQRLDDGRYAVGAQAPRLHAIYQAAFSLDRVVLPVLRTLVSETGESAAYHVRRGDTRVCLYRVDSPHPVRDHIRAGDLLPMDRGTGGRILTAYDPILGKAPGPDRTLYARIRADGFYTAVGDRLAEVAGVSAPVLRADGSVAAAVTLTCPVHRYQTRFVPAVLSAARSLCGQVGED, encoded by the coding sequence ATGCCCCGCAAAGCCCTGAACGAATCCGTTGCCGATGTGGATGCCGCCGCCGGTGGTGTCGCCGCCGTGGACCGCGCACTGAGCCTGCTGGCCGCGTTCCGGCCCGGCGATTCGGCGCTGGGCCTGGCCGAACTGGCCGAGCGCACGCGGCTGTACAAAAGCACGGCGCTGCGCCTGCTGGCCTCGCTGGAGCATGCGCAGTGGGTGCAGCGCCTCGACGACGGGCGTTATGCGGTCGGCGCGCAGGCGCCGCGCCTGCATGCGATCTACCAGGCGGCGTTCTCGCTCGACCGGGTGGTGCTGCCGGTGCTGCGCACGCTGGTGTCGGAGACCGGCGAAAGCGCGGCCTACCATGTGCGCCGCGGCGACACGCGCGTGTGCCTGTACCGCGTTGATTCGCCGCACCCGGTGCGCGACCACATCCGCGCCGGCGACCTGCTGCCCATGGACCGCGGCACGGGCGGCAGGATACTGACCGCCTACGATCCGATCCTGGGCAAGGCGCCCGGACCGGACCGCACGCTCTATGCGCGCATCCGCGCCGACGGCTTCTACACCGCGGTGGGCGACCGGCTGGCCGAGGTCGCGGGCGTATCCGCGCCGGTGCTGCGCGCCGACGGCAGCGTGGCCGCCGCCGTGACGCTGACCTGCCCCGTGCACCGCTACCAGACGCGCTTCGTGCCCGCCGTGCTCAGCGCCGCGCGCAGCCTGTGCGGCCAGGTGGGCGAGGACTGA
- a CDS encoding hydroxymethylglutaryl-CoA lyase, whose product MSLSPETPVLISEVGPRDGLQSVKSTMATADKCRWIDALVAAGVREIEVASFVPPALLPQMADAAEVVRHALRHSGITVMALVPNRRGAENALKAGVHKLTMPVSASTAHSLANVRKTPQQMVEEVRAIAQLRDAIAPGVKLEAGISTAFGCTLQGEVAEDDVIRLAASCIEAGADESGLSDTVGYANPAQVRRLFRRLRAEIGVHAGAAHMHNTRGLGLANCLAAWDEGVRTFDSSLGGLGGCPYAPGASGNVVTEDLVFMFEAMGVRTGIDLERLFAARAPLMAGLPGEPVYGMAPEAGLPKGFAQAR is encoded by the coding sequence ATGTCCCTGAGTCCCGAGACGCCCGTGCTGATCAGCGAGGTCGGCCCGCGCGACGGCCTGCAGTCGGTCAAATCCACGATGGCCACGGCCGACAAGTGCCGCTGGATCGATGCGCTGGTGGCGGCCGGCGTGCGCGAGATCGAGGTCGCATCCTTCGTGCCGCCGGCATTGCTGCCGCAGATGGCCGATGCCGCCGAGGTCGTGCGGCATGCGCTGCGCCATTCCGGCATCACCGTGATGGCGCTGGTGCCCAACCGCCGCGGCGCCGAGAACGCGCTCAAAGCCGGCGTGCACAAGCTGACCATGCCGGTCTCGGCCAGCACCGCGCATTCGCTGGCCAACGTGCGCAAGACGCCGCAGCAAATGGTCGAGGAGGTGCGCGCCATCGCGCAGCTGCGCGATGCGATCGCGCCCGGCGTCAAGCTCGAAGCCGGCATCTCCACGGCCTTCGGCTGCACGCTGCAGGGCGAGGTGGCCGAGGACGACGTGATCCGCCTGGCCGCCTCGTGCATCGAGGCCGGCGCCGACGAATCGGGCCTGTCCGACACCGTGGGCTATGCCAACCCGGCCCAGGTGCGCCGGCTGTTCCGCCGCCTGCGCGCGGAAATCGGCGTGCATGCGGGCGCCGCGCACATGCACAACACGCGCGGCCTGGGCCTGGCCAACTGCCTGGCCGCCTGGGACGAAGGCGTGCGCACCTTCGACAGCTCGCTGGGCGGGCTCGGCGGCTGCCCCTATGCGCCGGGCGCGTCGGGCAACGTCGTGACCGAGGACCTGGTGTTCATGTTCGAGGCCATGGGCGTGCGCACCGGCATCGATCTCGAGCGCCTGTTTGCCGCGCGCGCGCCGCTGATGGCCGGACTGCCGGGCGAGCCGGTCTACGGCATGGCGCCCGAAGCCGGCCTGCCCAAGGGCTTTGCCCAAGCCCGCTGA